From a single Thermothielavioides terrestris NRRL 8126 chromosome 1, complete sequence genomic region:
- a CDS encoding Delta(24(24(1)))-sterol reductase like protein (orthologue of Saccharomyces cerevisiae ERG4; orthologue of S. cerevisiae ERG4) has product MSGRYSLRQTPRKKELFDGMIETPARRSIRRKTPLPPESDDAESTSASEAMEAKSVRQRRAPKFTEHVGEPTPPESPVERDVQPSTKAAPTQANGAASEGGGSAEEKKKKKVVDGWAPGTDPKVDLSGEYEFGGPWFVSLMMVGFPVLMWYMWIGATAYDGRFPTPAPGQSWADFGRHLVHLVYTGAFPHAKAWLMYWTFFVLEGAFYCLMPGVWAYGKPLPHEGGRQLKYYCSAYTSFYTTIALVLGLHFSGLFPLYTILDEFGPLLSVSIISGWLVAIVAYVSALARGAQHRMSGNHVYDFFMGAELNPRMFGILDFKMFFEVRLPWYILFLISLAAAARQWERYGYVSGEVGFILMAHFLYANATSKGEELIVTTWDMYYEKWGFMLIFWNLSGVPLSYCHCTIYLANHAPEEYRWSRPALAALYVSYLFVYWVWDSANSQKNRFRAMSRGKLIKRNTFPQVPWQTLHNPKTIETGLGDKILADGWYGLARKVHYTCDVYFAVTWGLVTGFKSPFPWFYPVFFTVMIAHRAWRDITRCREKYGDAWREYERQVPYLFIPYVF; this is encoded by the exons ATGTCTGGCAGGTATTCTTTGCGGCAGACGCCGAG GAAAAAGGAGCTTTTCGATGGCATGATCGAGACGCCCGCCCGTCGCAGCATCCGTCGCAAGACCCCGTTACCACCCGAGTCCGACGACGCCGAATCCACCTCCGCCTCAGAAGCCATGGAGGCCAAATCGgtgcgccagcgccgcgcgcccAAGTTCACCGAGCATGTCGGCGAGCCCACGCCCCCCGAGTCCCCCGTCGAGCGCGATGTGCAGCCCTCGACCAAGGCCGCGCCCACCCAAGCCAATGGCGCGGCGTCCGAGGGTGGTGGCAGCGCtgaggagaagaagaagaagaaggtggTCGACGGCTGGGCGCCCGGCACGGACCCCAAGGTGGACCTGTCGGGCGAGTACGAGTTCGGCGGGCCGTGGTTCGTCTCGCTCATGATGGTCGGCTTCCCCGTCCTGATGTGGTACATGTGGATCGGCGCGACCGCCTACGACGGCCGCTTCCCCACGCCTGCGCCGGGCCAGAGCTGGGCCGACTTCGGCCGCCATCTCGTGCACCTCGTGTACACGGGCGCCTTCCCGCACGCCAAGGCCTGGCTCATGTACTGGACCTTCTTCGTCCTCGAGGGCGCCTTCTACTGCCTGATGCCCGGCGTCTGGGCTTACGGCAAGCCACTGCCGCACGAGGGCGGCCGGCAGCTCAAGTACTACTGCTCCGCCTACACGTCCTTCTACACCACCATCGCCCTGGTCCTCGGCCTGCACTTCTCGGGCCTCTTCCCGCTCTACACCATCCTGGACGAGTTCGGCCCGCTGCTCAGCGTGTCCATCATCTCGGGCTGGCTGGTGGCCATCGTGGCCTACGTGTcggcgctcgcgcgcggcgcgcagcaccgCATGTCGGGCAACCACGTGTACGACTTCTTCATGGGCGCCGAGCTGAACCCGCGCATGTTCGGCATCCTTGACTTCAAGATGTTCTTCGAGGTGCGCCTGCCGTGGTACATCCTGTTCCTCAtctcgctggcggcggcggcgcgccagtGGGAGCGCTACGGCTACGTCTCGGGCGAGGTCGGCTTCATCCTGATGGCGCACTTTCTGTACGCCAACGCGACCTCCAAGGGCGAGGAGCTGATCGTCACCACCTGGGACATGTACTACGAGAAGTGGGGCTTCATGCTGATCTTCTGGAACCTCTCGGGCGTGCCGCTGTCCTACTGCCACTGCACCATCTACCTGGCCAACCACGCGCCCGAGGAGTACCGGTGGAgccggccggcgctggccgcgctctACGTCAGCTACCTGTTCGTCTACTGGGTCTGGGACAGCGCCAACAGCCAGAAGAACCGCTTCCGGGCCATGTCGCGCGGCAAGCTCATCAAGCGCAACACGTTCCCGCAGGTGCCCTGGCAGACGCTGCACAACCCCAAGACGATCGAGACCGGGCTCGGCGACAAGATCCTCGCCGACGGCTGGTACGGGCTCGCCCGCAAGGTGCACTACACCTGCGACGTCTACTTCGCCGTCACCTGGGGCCTCGTCACCGGCTTCAAGAGCCCCTTCCCCTGGTTCTACCCGGTCTTCTTCACCGTCATGATCGCCCACCGCGCCTGGCGCGACATCACCCGCTGCCGCGAGAAGTATGGCGACGCCTGGCGCGAGTACGAGAGGCAGGTGCCGTACCTGTTCATTCCG TATGTCTTCTAA